One Mycolicibacterium aubagnense genomic region harbors:
- a CDS encoding MspA family porin — MKAFSRLLVVTGATVSSLLLGAGASHASLDNEQSLADGQDRTLTVQQWDTFLNGVFPMDHNRLTREWFHSGRAKYSCAGKACDEFAGTLELGYQIGFPWSLGVGINFAYTTPNILLDNVTPETFFPGIGIGNRWGGVITPNLFPGASISADLGNGPGVQEVATFSVDVSGPAGGVAVANAHGTVTGAAGGVMVRPFARLIAKTGDSVTTYGEPWNMN; from the coding sequence ATGAAGGCTTTCAGTCGGCTGCTGGTGGTGACCGGCGCGACGGTGTCGTCGCTATTGCTGGGCGCGGGCGCGTCCCATGCGAGCCTCGATAATGAGCAGAGTCTGGCCGACGGCCAGGATCGGACGTTGACGGTGCAGCAGTGGGACACCTTCCTCAATGGGGTGTTTCCGATGGACCACAACCGGTTGACACGTGAGTGGTTCCATTCGGGTCGGGCCAAGTACAGCTGCGCCGGTAAGGCCTGCGACGAGTTCGCCGGGACCTTGGAATTGGGTTATCAGATCGGCTTTCCGTGGTCGTTGGGTGTGGGTATCAACTTCGCCTACACCACGCCGAACATCCTGCTCGACAACGTGACGCCGGAGACTTTCTTTCCTGGTATCGGCATCGGTAACCGTTGGGGTGGCGTCATCACGCCGAACCTGTTCCCGGGCGCGTCGATCTCCGCGGACCTGGGCAACGGTCCGGGTGTCCAGGAGGTGGCGACGTTCTCGGTGGACGTGTCCGGCCCGGCCGGCGGGGTGGCCGTGGCCAACGCCCACGGCACCGTGACTGGTGCAGCTGGTGGTGTGATGGTTCGTCCGTTCGCCCGACTCATAGCAAAGACCGGCGACTCGGTGACCACGTACGGTGAGCCCTGGAACATGAACTAG
- a CDS encoding IS3 family transposase (programmed frameshift) — MPKKIDPALRDRAVRLVTEHQQEYSSLTAASEAVARQLGVGKESVRRWVVQAQIDGGQRPGVTSEENDEIKRLKAENRRLREDVAILKAATNFLRGGTRPPQPLIAAFIDDQRAAGHAVESICRVLHEQGCQIAARTYRSWKQPGRIVAARTITDAQVIDAIHEVAWSTNAAGQKVLAPEGLYGRRKMTALIRRTAVADASAGSVDRAMRTLGLQGIRRSKKVRTTIADAGGSRAPDLLNRNFCADAPNRVWVTDFTYVRSWAGFVYVAFIVDVFAQRIVAWHASTSKATDLVMTPLRMAVWQRDHEGHPTTAGALIHHSDAGSQYTSIKFTEHLELEGISPSIGSAGDAYDNALMETINGLYKTECIRTTVFQPGPFRTVADVEYATAAWVEWYNNRRLHSTLGMVTPVEYEQAHYDALNRERQPV; from the exons ATGCCCAAGAAGATCGATCCTGCGTTGCGTGACCGTGCGGTGCGGTTGGTGACCGAACATCAGCAGGAGTACTCGTCGTTGACCGCGGCCTCCGAGGCGGTCGCGCGTCAACTCGGCGTGGGCAAGGAATCGGTGCGTCGTTGGGTGGTCCAAGCCCAGATTGATGGCGGACAACGCCCGGGTGTAACCAGCGAAGAAAACGACGAAATCAAACGCCTGAAGGCTGAAAACCGAAGGCTCCGTGAGGATGTCGCGATTCTGAAAGCAGCAACAA ACTTTCTTCGCGGGGGAACTCGACCCCCGCAACCGTTGATCGCCGCGTTCATCGACGATCAACGCGCCGCCGGGCACGCGGTCGAGTCGATCTGCCGGGTCCTGCACGAGCAGGGCTGCCAGATCGCCGCGCGCACCTACCGGTCCTGGAAGCAACCGGGCCGTATCGTAGCGGCCCGCACCATCACCGACGCCCAGGTCATCGACGCTATCCACGAGGTCGCCTGGTCGACTAACGCGGCCGGGCAGAAGGTCCTGGCGCCCGAGGGGCTCTACGGGCGGCGCAAAATGACCGCCCTCATCCGCCGTACCGCCGTGGCGGACGCATCCGCCGGGTCAGTGGACCGCGCCATGCGCACATTGGGTTTACAGGGCATCCGCCGGTCCAAGAAGGTGCGAACCACCATCGCGGACGCCGGCGGCTCTCGGGCACCGGATCTGCTCAACCGCAACTTCTGTGCCGATGCCCCGAACCGGGTGTGGGTCACCGACTTCACCTACGTGCGCAGCTGGGCCGGATTCGTCTACGTGGCGTTCATCGTGGACGTGTTCGCCCAGCGGATCGTGGCCTGGCACGCCTCCACGTCCAAGGCCACAGATCTGGTCATGACCCCATTACGCATGGCGGTATGGCAACGCGACCACGAAGGCCACCCCACCACGGCCGGCGCACTGATCCATCACAGCGACGCGGGCAGCCAGTACACCTCAATCAAATTCACCGAACACCTTGAACTGGAAGGGATTTCACCATCAATCGGCAGCGCGGGAGACGCCTATGACAATGCGTTGATGGAAACCATCAACGGCCTGTACAAGACCGAATGCATCCGCACTACCGTGTTCCAGCCGGGCCCGTTCCGCACCGTCGCCGACGTCGAGTACGCGACAGCGGCCTGGGTCGAGTGGTACAACAACCGGCGGCTGCACTCAACCCTGGGCATGGTCACCCCAGTCGAGTACGAGCAAGCCCACTACGACGCCCTCAACCGAGAGCGTCAACCCGTATAG
- a CDS encoding phosphatase PAP2 family protein has translation MPAAWSLWPCWLRHGARPHSRRSGADGDSPVGPARWTRGAGGLPPDRSQHQRNPSAQRVPRHHGLALRLRRRVTHSPRLWRIDRWLTLLATVAAIGMAVARVCVAAHYPHAVPAGLARGVISILGLRCSTPTSRQRR, from the coding sequence ATGCCGGCGGCGTGGTCTTTGTGGCCCTGCTGGTTGCGGCACGGTGCTCGCCCGCACAGCCGACGGTCCGGCGCCGATGGTGACAGTCCTGTGGGCCCCGCTCGGTGGACACGCGGCGCTGGTGGTCTACCGCCCGATCGCAGTCAGCATCAACGAAACCCGTCCGCGCAACGCGTGCCACGACATCACGGTCTTGCGTTGCGCCTCCGGCGGCGCGTTACCCACAGTCCGCGCCTGTGGCGCATCGACCGGTGGCTCACCCTCCTCGCCACAGTCGCAGCGATCGGCATGGCCGTCGCGCGTGTCTGCGTCGCCGCACACTATCCGCATGCCGTGCCGGCCGGCCTGGCGCGGGGCGTGATCAGCATTTTGGGATTGCGTTGTAGCACGCCCACGTCGCGGCAGCGCCGGTGA
- the lpqS gene encoding putative copper homeostasis (lipo)protein LpqS, with protein sequence MTSPTTRRHAIAALLVTVIALAIGIQLGARHVDPPHAHPAQASITASPLAPSTMVEQHPHLRDVVTALAPDMEATAGLPRANSTLLELGVAVLLRTALMCWRAHRLAAGRGPPEPDVLVENGRRLLTRLCISRR encoded by the coding sequence GTGACTTCCCCGACGACGCGACGGCATGCAATCGCCGCGCTGCTCGTCACCGTTATCGCGCTCGCGATCGGCATTCAGCTGGGTGCTCGCCATGTCGACCCACCCCACGCCCATCCTGCTCAAGCGTCGATCACGGCAAGCCCGCTGGCGCCATCGACGATGGTTGAGCAGCACCCCCACCTTCGGGACGTGGTGACTGCATTAGCGCCAGACATGGAAGCCACCGCCGGACTACCGCGGGCCAACTCCACTCTCCTGGAACTCGGTGTTGCCGTATTGCTGCGCACCGCGTTGATGTGCTGGCGTGCGCACCGGCTGGCCGCCGGCCGCGGCCCGCCCGAACCTGATGTCCTCGTTGAGAACGGCCGAAGGTTGTTAACTCGCCTGTGCATTTCTCGACGCTGA
- a CDS encoding PLP-dependent cysteine synthase family protein, which produces MNSSTNLVLPRKSTNSHSVARPCRLARYDRPGTMVGGTPVLRITAPFTTDNRGFWAKLEGVNPGGMKDRPAMYMVERGRARGDLLPGARIVESTSGTLGLGLALAGTVYGHPVTLVTDPGMEPMMHRMLAAYGADIDLVTEPHPTGGWQQARRDRVAQILAGDPTAWYPDQYNNPDNVDAYRDLALELQSQLGTVDILVCSVGTGGHSAGVAKVLREFNPDLKLIGVDTIGSTIFGQPAQSRLMRGLGSSIYPDNVDYAAFSEVHWVAPAEAVWACRALASTSYASSGWSGGAVALVAGWAARHHDADTTIAAIFPDGPQRYFDTVYNDDYCRQHNLLGIEPPAEPAVIADHAERVVDSWTRCTTVRRPDAASL; this is translated from the coding sequence ATGAATAGTTCAACCAATCTTGTCCTGCCCAGAAAGTCCACCAACTCCCACTCGGTAGCCCGGCCGTGCCGGCTGGCCCGCTACGACCGGCCCGGCACCATGGTCGGCGGCACCCCGGTGCTGCGGATCACCGCCCCGTTCACCACCGACAACCGCGGCTTCTGGGCCAAGCTCGAAGGCGTCAACCCCGGCGGCATGAAAGACCGGCCCGCCATGTACATGGTCGAACGCGGCCGGGCCCGCGGCGACCTGCTGCCCGGCGCCCGGATCGTCGAATCCACCAGCGGCACACTCGGACTCGGTCTGGCCCTGGCCGGCACCGTGTACGGGCACCCGGTCACGCTGGTGACCGATCCCGGCATGGAACCGATGATGCACCGGATGCTGGCCGCATACGGCGCCGACATCGACCTGGTCACCGAACCGCACCCGACCGGCGGCTGGCAGCAGGCCCGCCGCGACCGGGTCGCCCAGATCCTGGCCGGTGACCCCACCGCCTGGTACCCCGACCAGTACAACAACCCCGACAACGTCGACGCGTACCGCGACCTCGCCCTCGAATTGCAGTCGCAACTGGGCACCGTCGACATCCTGGTGTGCTCGGTCGGCACCGGCGGGCATTCGGCAGGCGTGGCAAAAGTGTTGCGCGAGTTCAATCCCGACCTCAAGTTGATCGGCGTCGACACCATCGGGTCGACCATCTTCGGCCAGCCCGCGCAGAGCCGGCTGATGCGTGGCCTGGGGTCGAGCATCTACCCCGACAACGTCGACTACGCCGCGTTCTCCGAGGTGCACTGGGTGGCACCCGCCGAGGCGGTGTGGGCGTGCCGGGCCCTGGCCTCGACCAGCTACGCCAGCAGCGGCTGGAGCGGCGGCGCGGTGGCGCTGGTCGCCGGTTGGGCGGCGCGTCACCACGACGCGGACACCACCATCGCCGCGATCTTTCCCGATGGGCCGCAACGGTATTTCGACACCGTCTACAACGACGACTACTGCCGACAGCACAACCTCCTCGGCATCGAGCCGCCCGCCGAGCCCGCGGTGATCGCGGACCACGCTGAGCGCGTGGTGGATTCGTGGACCCGCTGCACGACGGTGCGCAGGCCCGACGCGGCATCGCTGTGA
- a CDS encoding MFS transporter: protein MPVLTQFRSFGWPSRVLMLNQFGINLGFYMLMPYLAGYLAGPLGLAGWAVGLVLGVRNFSQQGMFIVGGTLADRLGYKPLIVAGCLLRTAAFGLLAVAQSLPALLIASAATGFAGALFNPAVRAYLAADSGERRVAAFTVFNVFYQGGILAGPLVGLALMALDFRVTAGMAAVVFAVLTIAQLFALPKDHADHAVTERVSILHDWRTVLANRPFLLFAASMVGTYVVTFQVYLALPLHAAVLSPHHESAIVAAVFAVSGLVAIGGQIRITAWFTARYGRAQSLTIGVLVLAAAFVPLIVVPDDRWGQPAAVAALLLTAALLAVGSAAVYPFEMDTVVSLAGDRLVATYYGFYNTIVGVGILVGNLATGALMETARHAGRPELVWVSLTAISLLVALALYRLHKTGRLALQAVGAH from the coding sequence ATGCCGGTGCTCACCCAGTTCCGCAGCTTCGGCTGGCCCAGCCGGGTGCTGATGCTCAACCAGTTCGGCATCAACCTCGGCTTCTACATGCTGATGCCGTATCTGGCCGGGTACCTGGCCGGCCCGCTCGGCCTGGCCGGCTGGGCTGTCGGGCTGGTGCTCGGGGTACGGAACTTCTCGCAGCAGGGCATGTTCATCGTCGGCGGGACGCTGGCCGACCGGCTGGGATACAAGCCGCTGATCGTGGCGGGCTGTCTGTTGCGCACGGCCGCGTTCGGGCTGCTGGCGGTCGCACAGTCCCTGCCGGCGCTGCTGATCGCCTCGGCGGCAACCGGTTTCGCGGGGGCGCTGTTCAACCCGGCGGTGCGGGCCTACCTGGCCGCGGACTCGGGCGAGCGCCGGGTGGCGGCGTTCACGGTGTTCAACGTCTTCTATCAGGGCGGCATCCTGGCCGGCCCGCTCGTGGGCCTGGCCCTGATGGCGCTGGACTTCCGGGTGACGGCGGGCATGGCGGCGGTGGTGTTTGCAGTCCTGACCATCGCGCAGCTGTTCGCGCTGCCGAAGGACCACGCCGATCATGCTGTCACCGAACGGGTCTCGATCCTGCACGACTGGCGCACCGTGCTCGCCAACCGCCCGTTCCTGCTGTTCGCGGCGTCGATGGTGGGCACCTACGTGGTGACGTTCCAGGTGTACCTGGCGCTGCCGCTACACGCCGCGGTGCTGTCGCCGCACCATGAATCGGCCATCGTGGCAGCAGTTTTCGCGGTATCGGGGCTGGTCGCCATCGGTGGACAGATCCGCATCACGGCCTGGTTCACGGCACGCTACGGCCGCGCCCAGTCGCTGACCATCGGCGTGCTGGTGCTCGCGGCGGCGTTCGTCCCGCTCATCGTGGTGCCCGATGACCGGTGGGGGCAACCGGCCGCGGTGGCCGCGCTGTTGCTGACGGCCGCGCTGCTGGCCGTCGGCTCGGCCGCGGTCTATCCGTTCGAGATGGACACCGTGGTGTCGCTGGCGGGCGACCGGCTGGTCGCGACGTATTACGGCTTCTACAACACCATCGTCGGCGTCGGCATCCTGGTGGGAAATCTCGCCACGGGTGCGCTGATGGAGACGGCGCGCCATGCCGGCCGGCCGGAACTGGTCTGGGTGTCGCTCACGGCGATCAGCCTGCTGGTCGCGCTGGCCCTGTACCGGCTGCACAAGACCGGACGATTGGCCCTGCAGGCCGTCGGCGCCCACTGA
- a CDS encoding polysaccharide deacetylase family protein: MPIQRTAFGRWWKLGSFLVVLVTVSAVLVVVARRQWDRDADHIDCATNKCIALTFDDGPSPFTDRLLRVLAARGAKATFFLIGNKVAANPDAARRIDNAGMEIGSHTWEHPNMSTIPIADIPAQLRKATQALQAATGRTPDLYRPAGGLSSPAVRAEAGRQGLAEILWDVIPFDWINDANLAASTYMLKTQIRPGSVVLLHDTYSSTVDLVYQFLPVLIANGYHMVTVSHLLGHREPGTSYGGRENGPPANALVDIAPDKIPTLAPTPSPKPAPNLPITDIPNQNPGGPPA, encoded by the coding sequence ATGCCCATACAACGCACCGCCTTCGGCCGGTGGTGGAAGCTGGGCTCGTTCCTGGTCGTGCTGGTGACCGTGTCGGCCGTGCTGGTGGTCGTGGCCCGCCGGCAATGGGACCGCGACGCCGACCACATCGACTGCGCCACCAACAAATGCATCGCCTTGACCTTCGACGACGGCCCGTCCCCCTTCACCGACCGGCTCCTTCGGGTGCTAGCCGCCCGCGGCGCCAAAGCAACGTTCTTCCTTATCGGCAACAAAGTGGCCGCCAACCCCGATGCCGCGCGCCGAATCGACAACGCCGGCATGGAAATCGGCAGCCACACCTGGGAACACCCCAACATGTCCACGATCCCGATCGCCGACATCCCCGCGCAACTACGCAAAGCCACCCAGGCACTGCAGGCCGCCACCGGCCGTACCCCCGACCTGTACCGGCCCGCCGGCGGGCTGTCCTCGCCAGCCGTGCGCGCCGAAGCCGGCCGGCAAGGACTCGCTGAAATACTGTGGGACGTCATCCCGTTCGACTGGATCAACGACGCCAACCTGGCCGCGAGCACGTACATGCTCAAGACCCAAATCCGACCCGGATCGGTGGTGCTGCTGCACGACACCTACTCCAGCACCGTCGACCTGGTGTACCAATTTCTTCCGGTCTTGATCGCCAACGGCTACCACATGGTGACCGTCAGTCACCTGCTCGGCCACCGCGAACCCGGGACCAGCTACGGCGGCCGGGAAAACGGCCCACCCGCCAACGCCCTCGTCGACATCGCCCCGGACAAGATCCCCACCCTGGCGCCGACCCCATCGCCCAAACCGGCCCCCAACCTGCCGATCACCGACATCCCCAACCAAAACCCCGGCGGCCCACCCGCATAG
- a CDS encoding YHS domain-containing protein, giving the protein MTVGAWTFTMIDLAGFTALTEAHGDEYAADLAVDFADLARTALAPGDRFIKSIGDAVLLASPDPTAGIYLTQRVLERCATKDHYLLTRTALHHGPAAGRGNDFFGAAINLTARLAAHAGAGQTLATDTVAGAARALGVPVEDLGETTFKNLSEPIGVHALHLGAPSPVSTVDPICRMRIEHQQAAGYLRHHGHEYWFCSLKCAAQFAREAADQP; this is encoded by the coding sequence ATGACCGTCGGCGCGTGGACGTTCACCATGATCGACCTGGCCGGGTTCACCGCCCTTACCGAGGCGCACGGCGACGAATACGCCGCCGACCTCGCGGTCGACTTCGCCGACCTCGCCCGAACCGCCCTGGCGCCGGGCGATCGGTTCATCAAGTCGATCGGCGATGCGGTACTCCTGGCGTCCCCCGATCCCACCGCAGGGATCTACCTGACACAGCGGGTCCTCGAGCGCTGCGCCACGAAAGACCACTACCTGCTGACCAGGACGGCCCTGCACCACGGCCCCGCCGCCGGGCGCGGCAACGACTTCTTCGGCGCCGCGATCAACCTGACCGCGCGCCTGGCCGCACATGCCGGCGCCGGACAGACGTTGGCCACCGATACCGTCGCCGGTGCGGCCCGCGCCCTCGGCGTGCCCGTCGAGGATTTAGGCGAAACCACCTTCAAAAACCTCAGCGAACCCATCGGTGTTCACGCATTGCACCTCGGCGCCCCCTCGCCGGTGTCAACGGTCGACCCCATCTGCCGGATGCGCATCGAGCATCAGCAGGCCGCCGGATACCTGCGCCACCACGGCCACGAATACTGGTTCTGCTCACTGAAGTGCGCGGCGCAATTCGCGCGCGAGGCCGCCGACCAGCCGTAG
- a CDS encoding TetR/AcrR family transcriptional regulator, which produces MPQRQGVVDQSLLDATAAAIARWGLHALTLERVGIEAGMSRATIYRRGVTRDDLIAAVTAQAADTYTRAMLPALAQPGSAADRLRIALQALCATADEHLHVLAGFFLARGEVFHQPGPDALIVDVFAEPFERLLRDGAADGSLRDLPPTVTATVLFNLVGWGYIHLRAAHDWNAATAADAIIGIILRGTLACGAHP; this is translated from the coding sequence ATGCCTCAACGTCAAGGAGTTGTCGACCAGTCCCTGCTCGATGCCACCGCCGCGGCGATCGCCCGGTGGGGACTGCACGCCCTGACCCTGGAACGAGTCGGCATCGAGGCCGGGATGTCACGGGCCACGATCTACCGGCGCGGTGTCACCCGCGACGATCTGATCGCCGCGGTCACCGCGCAGGCGGCCGACACCTACACCCGCGCCATGCTGCCGGCGTTGGCCCAACCGGGCTCGGCGGCCGACCGGCTGCGCATTGCCCTACAGGCCTTGTGCGCCACAGCCGATGAGCACCTGCATGTGCTGGCCGGGTTTTTTCTCGCCCGCGGCGAGGTGTTCCACCAGCCCGGACCCGACGCGCTGATCGTCGATGTCTTCGCCGAACCATTCGAACGGCTGCTCCGCGATGGCGCCGCCGACGGCAGCCTGCGGGACCTGCCCCCCACCGTGACCGCCACCGTGCTGTTCAACCTGGTCGGCTGGGGCTATATCCACCTGCGCGCCGCGCACGATTGGAACGCGGCCACCGCCGCGGACGCCATTATCGGCATCATCTTGCGCGGCACCCTCGCCTGCGGTGCCCACCCATGA
- the ripB gene encoding NlpC/P60 family peptidoglycan endopeptidase RipB translates to MATPAQAEPLAAGGWDPSLPSVLSAGAPGDPLAIANASLQATAMAAQTTMDLGHKFLSTLGIGSPTAAPAATVRGNRVYGKQAIEYVIRRAGSQIGVPYSWGGGSLTGPSRGIDSGADTVGFDCSGLTRYAYAGVGINLPRFSGDQYNAGRKVPPSEAKRGDLLFWGPGGGQHEAIYLGGGQMLEAQQTGVPVKISPVRRGGMTPYVTRIIET, encoded by the coding sequence ATGGCCACGCCGGCTCAGGCCGAACCTTTGGCCGCGGGAGGATGGGACCCGTCATTGCCGAGCGTGCTCAGCGCCGGGGCGCCGGGCGACCCGCTGGCGATCGCCAATGCGTCGCTGCAAGCGACGGCGATGGCGGCCCAGACCACCATGGACCTCGGCCACAAATTTCTGAGCACCCTGGGCATCGGCAGTCCCACGGCGGCGCCCGCCGCGACGGTGCGGGGCAACCGGGTCTACGGCAAGCAAGCGATCGAGTATGTGATCCGCCGGGCCGGTTCACAGATTGGTGTCCCCTACTCCTGGGGTGGCGGCAGCCTGACCGGCCCGAGCCGCGGCATCGACTCCGGTGCGGACACGGTCGGATTCGACTGTTCCGGGCTGACCCGGTATGCCTACGCCGGCGTGGGTATCAACCTGCCGCGCTTCTCTGGCGATCAGTACAACGCGGGACGCAAAGTGCCGCCGTCGGAAGCCAAACGCGGCGATCTGCTGTTCTGGGGCCCCGGAGGGGGGCAGCACGAAGCCATCTACCTGGGCGGCGGCCAGATGCTCGAAGCCCAACAAACCGGTGTGCCCGTGAAGATTTCGCCGGTGCGCCGCGGCGGCATGACCCCGTACGTCACCCGCATCATCGAAACGTAG
- a CDS encoding M56 family metallopeptidase — MNAAGLLVAHGIVLGVAGPPVLARLTHGGHAPRSGIAAWLVAIVAFLVSWLAVGVLVAGDVLRHWHQTRSLVASCVELLCDLAAGRAGGIAQVTVLAAVAAAAAGVVFSGARLTRTIVRLRAKAHRHSEAIRLVGQPTADADVYVMQTPERAAYCVSGRPATIVVTSAAVAALGERELAAVIAHERAHVAGRHLAIVTAMRGVALILPRVRLITRGATEVARLLEMCADDAAAARYGRRALLDGLMALVGAAPASALGAADVAVLHRAERLACPATQRVRIGTQAALGSASTLIAVGPLAVAALCASGVWMCAL, encoded by the coding sequence ATGAACGCCGCCGGCCTGCTGGTTGCCCACGGCATCGTGCTGGGCGTGGCCGGTCCGCCGGTGCTGGCGCGACTGACCCATGGCGGCCACGCGCCGCGCAGCGGCATCGCGGCATGGCTGGTCGCGATCGTGGCGTTTCTGGTCAGCTGGCTCGCCGTCGGCGTGCTGGTCGCCGGTGACGTGCTGCGGCACTGGCACCAGACCCGGTCGCTGGTCGCCTCGTGCGTGGAATTGCTGTGCGACCTGGCGGCGGGCCGGGCCGGGGGCATCGCGCAGGTAACGGTGCTGGCCGCGGTAGCGGCCGCGGCCGCGGGTGTCGTGTTCTCGGGTGCGCGCCTGACCCGCACCATCGTGCGACTGCGGGCCAAGGCACATCGGCATTCCGAGGCCATCCGCTTGGTGGGCCAACCAACCGCTGACGCGGACGTGTATGTGATGCAGACCCCCGAGCGGGCCGCATATTGCGTGTCGGGCCGCCCGGCGACCATCGTGGTCACCAGTGCGGCGGTGGCGGCCCTCGGGGAACGTGAACTGGCCGCCGTGATCGCCCACGAACGCGCCCATGTCGCGGGCCGGCACCTGGCCATCGTCACGGCGATGCGCGGCGTGGCGTTGATCCTGCCGCGGGTGCGTCTGATCACCCGCGGCGCCACCGAAGTCGCGCGGCTGCTGGAGATGTGCGCCGACGACGCCGCCGCGGCCCGCTACGGCAGGCGGGCCCTGCTGGACGGCTTGATGGCCCTGGTCGGTGCGGCTCCTGCCTCGGCGCTGGGGGCCGCCGACGTCGCCGTCTTGCACCGCGCCGAGCGCCTGGCCTGCCCGGCCACCCAGCGGGTGCGGATCGGCACCCAAGCAGCCCTGGGCAGTGCCTCCACCCTGATCGCTGTGGGTCCACTGGCCGTCGCGGCCTTGTGCGCCTCGGGCGTGTGGATGTGCGCCCTCTAA
- a CDS encoding BlaI/MecI/CopY family transcriptional regulator encodes MRVRGFGELEAVVMERVWNHLPDAVTVREIFDELSEQRRIAYTTVMSTMDNLHTKGWLERERDGRAYRYLPVMSREEHTAQLMRDALDGGGRSDLVLSYFIEQIEPDDSEHLRTALRRIARRSGKPKTS; translated from the coding sequence GTGCGAGTACGAGGGTTCGGGGAACTGGAAGCGGTTGTCATGGAGCGGGTGTGGAATCACCTGCCGGATGCGGTCACGGTACGCGAGATTTTCGACGAGCTCAGCGAGCAGCGGCGCATCGCATACACCACGGTGATGTCGACGATGGACAATCTGCACACCAAGGGCTGGCTGGAACGCGAACGCGACGGCCGGGCCTACCGCTACTTGCCGGTGATGAGTCGTGAAGAGCACACCGCGCAGTTGATGCGCGATGCGCTCGACGGCGGCGGACGGTCGGATCTGGTGTTGAGCTATTTCATCGAGCAGATCGAGCCCGATGACTCCGAGCATCTGCGCACAGCGCTGCGCCGCATCGCGCGACGGTCCGGCAAGCCGAAAACATCATGA
- a CDS encoding response regulator transcription factor, with protein MTIETVRSHARCRVLIVNDAAAPSSEVTDCLQRAGFEVAITPDGTGALRLARSTAPDVVVLDVVLPDIDGLWVCRELRSFSDAYVVLGSMCDSASSVIAGLTAGADDVVRLPWHAEELLARIRAMLRRPRRHDGHAEADTGAGRGEVRVFGTLSIDVEARRVVVGDEPVALTRTEFDILAALSARPAAVVSRHELLATVWGRSWAGEKNVIDVHIGHLRRKLEDDPAVPRFVVNVRGAGYRMGTG; from the coding sequence GTGACGATCGAGACCGTACGCAGCCACGCGAGATGTCGGGTGCTGATTGTCAATGACGCGGCGGCGCCGAGCTCCGAGGTGACTGACTGTCTGCAGCGAGCAGGCTTCGAGGTCGCCATCACTCCCGACGGTACGGGGGCGCTGCGGTTGGCCCGGAGCACCGCGCCCGACGTTGTGGTTCTCGACGTCGTGCTGCCGGACATTGACGGGCTGTGGGTATGCCGCGAGTTGCGCTCGTTCTCCGATGCCTATGTGGTGCTGGGCAGTATGTGCGATTCCGCGTCGAGTGTGATTGCCGGCCTCACGGCCGGCGCCGACGATGTCGTCAGGCTGCCCTGGCATGCCGAAGAGCTGCTTGCGCGGATACGGGCAATGCTGCGTCGGCCCCGACGGCACGACGGTCACGCCGAAGCCGACACCGGGGCGGGCCGCGGCGAGGTTCGGGTCTTTGGCACATTATCGATCGACGTCGAGGCGCGCCGGGTCGTTGTCGGCGATGAACCGGTGGCGCTGACCCGCACCGAGTTCGACATCCTGGCCGCATTGTCGGCGCGGCCAGCGGCAGTGGTGAGTCGGCACGAATTGCTGGCAACCGTGTGGGGCCGGTCGTGGGCGGGTGAAAAGAACGTGATCGACGTGCATATCGGGCATCTGCGCCGCAAGCTCGAGGACGACCCCGCAGTACCTCGCTTTGTGGTGAATGTGCGTGGCGCTGGTTACCGGATGGGTACCGGATGA